A window from Halictus rubicundus isolate RS-2024b unplaced genomic scaffold, iyHalRubi1_principal scaffold0322, whole genome shotgun sequence encodes these proteins:
- the LOC143364172 gene encoding uncharacterized protein LOC143364172, with product MYRQIKVNEHDLNYQRILWRPSPTEPIKEYQLRTVTYGTSSAPFQALRVIQQLAVDEGQRFPLAVPVLQDQTYVDDCLFGADSPELLRRTRDQLIALLQAGGFRLRKWASNTSSLLEDIDPADHGLASTKSITTTDTIPILGIAWIPALDRFQIRLHHSTEPTNTKRAVLSALARLFDPLGWITPVVVTAKLIMQRLWAARCDWDEPIPDRLRHEWQTYLGNLPDLEAIQIPRPIASGSVRRRSLHGFADASSTAYAAAVYIRSVLQDGRVEIELLIAKSRVAPVKTISVPRLELSAALLLASLVAFVRSSLRYEQCDTHCWTDSSIVLTWLSQSPAKWKTFVANRVAKIQASLPDVLWHHVPTQDNPADCASRGISPRELQSHPLWWHGPTWLEKPSEAWPTRTFDSTSHTECEARPVSIASMVSVPDKVNLASRYSSWPKLIRVTAYVQRFIKRLRSQPRGCTTTALLPDEVAEAKRHWLKQIQTDTFPQELRTLAAHRTVPKQI from the exons ATGTACCGCCAAATTAAAGTCAATGAGCACGATCTCAACTATCAGCGAATCCTGTGGCGCCCTTCGCCAACCGAACCAATTAAGGAGTACCAACTCCGAACCGTTACTTACGGGACATCCTCAGCTCCCTTCCAAGCGCTGCGAGTCATCCAGCAGCTTGCTGTCGACGAAGGGCAGCGATTCCCCCTGGCCGTTCCGGTCTTGCAAGACCAAACCTACGTCGACGACTGTCTATTTGGTGCCGACAGCCCGGAGCTCCTGCGACGAACTCGCGATCAGCTGATCGCGCTGCTCCAAGCAGGCGGGTTTCGACTCCGTAAGTGGGCGAGCAACACATCGTCCCTGCTCGAGGACATTGACCCAGCGGATCACGGACTAGCATCGACCAAATCGATCACCACCACAGACACGATCCCAATACTCGGGATAGCGTGGATCCCCGCGCTAGACCGATTCCAGATTCGGCTCCATCACTCCACCGAGCCAACCAACACAAAGAGAGCGGTCCTGTCAGCCCTGGCACGTCTATTCGACCCGCTAGGCTGGATCACCCCGGTCGTTGTCACGGCCAAGCTGATAATGCAGCGATTGTGGGCGGCACGGTGCGATTGGGACGAACCTATTCCCGACAGGCTTCGCCACGAATGGCAAACCTATCTCGGTAATCTTCCGGACCTTGAGGCGATCCAGATCCCTCGTCCCATAGCGTCGGGCTCGGTCCGAAGGCGAAgtcttcacggcttcgccgacgCCTCCTCGACGGCCTACGCTGCAGCAGTCTATATCCGCAGCGTGCTTCAGGATGGCCGAGTAGAAATCGAACTCCTTATAGCGAAATCACGGGTGGCCCCCGTGAAAACCATTAGCGTGCCTCGCCTTGAACTGAGCGCCGCGCTCCTACTCGCCAGTCTAGTCGCCTTCGTCCGCTCATCGTTACGGTACGAACAGTGCGACACCCACTGCTGGACCGACTCGAGCATCGTCCTCACCTGGCTCAGCCAATCTCCGGCGAAATGGAAGACCTTTGTCGCCAACCGAGTCGCAAAAATCCAGGCGTCTCTTCCTGACGTGCTCTGGCATCATGTCCCAACGCaggacaatcctgccgattgtGCATCAAGAGGCATATCTCCACGCGAATTGCAGAGTCACCCACTCTGGTGGCACGGGCCAACCTGGCTTGAAAAACCTTCTGAGGCTTGGCCGACTCGCACCTTCGACTCCACTTCGCACACAGAATGCGAAGCGCGACCTGTCTCCATCGCCAGCATGGTCTCAGTTCCCGACAAGGTCAATTTGGCTTCACGCTACTCGTCGTGGCCGAAGCTGATCCGGGTGACCGCGTATGTGCAGCGCTTCATCAAGAGGCTGCGGTCGCAACCTCGCGGCTGCACAACGACGGCCCTCCTCCCGGACGAAGTCGCAGAAGCAAAACGCCACTGGCTCAAGCAAATCCAAACCGACACATTTCCTCAGGAGCTGCGTACGCTCGCCGCTCACAGGACCGTTCCCAAACAAA TCTGA